One window of the Candidatus Zixiibacteriota bacterium genome contains the following:
- a CDS encoding exported hypothetical protein (Evidence 5 : Unknown function) produces MKKCYLHLPTFVTLVAALFLPFGASAQDMEIYDTKFGIKNITPSIIIDENSLTGDYDVYSVSKYGLRTISPDAVIENNEYLGIWKVYRVSDYGVKDFMPSMEAEESEFDGTVRIYDVNELGLKDIAPSAIIERSSYSDEIKIYDVNEYGIKNISPSEVIRKQGDQYSVYNVSEYGIPEVTPSRIIEVKEQPTVFGIVLLPSITQIKYDPANTKLKAIQRFKELPDSLSEKEEWRSSKNKKESEGSDL; encoded by the coding sequence GTGAAGAAGTGCTATTTGCATTTGCCAACGTTTGTGACTTTGGTAGCAGCCCTGTTTTTACCTTTTGGAGCCTCGGCCCAAGACATGGAGATATATGACACCAAATTTGGTATTAAGAACATCACACCCAGCATCATAATTGATGAGAATAGTCTCACTGGCGACTATGACGTGTACTCGGTCAGCAAATATGGTCTAAGGACCATCTCTCCGGACGCCGTAATTGAGAACAACGAATACTTGGGTATCTGGAAAGTTTATCGAGTCAGTGACTACGGAGTGAAGGATTTCATGCCATCAATGGAAGCCGAAGAAAGTGAGTTTGATGGGACCGTTCGCATCTACGACGTCAATGAGTTGGGGTTGAAGGACATAGCACCGTCAGCTATCATTGAGAGGTCCTCATACTCCGATGAGATCAAAATCTATGATGTAAATGAGTACGGCATCAAGAATATCTCCCCTTCCGAGGTAATTCGTAAACAAGGTGACCAGTACAGTGTCTACAATGTAAGTGAGTATGGCATTCCCGAAGTCACGCCATCCCGCATTATCGAGGTCAAAGAGCAGCCTACCGTCTTTGGAATTGTGCTTCTACCTTCAATAACGCAAATCAAGTATGATCCTGCGAACACCAAGCTCAAAGCCATTCAGCGTTTCAAGGAATTGCCCGATAGTCTAAGCGAAAAGGAGGAATGGCGATCCAGCAAGAATAAGAAAGAGTCTGAGGGGAGTGATTTGTGA